From Arcobacter sp. CECT 8986, a single genomic window includes:
- a CDS encoding TatD family hydrolase, translated as MIIIDTHCHLDNEQYYEDIETVISNALESNVKGFLIPGADPKDLPRAVELAEKYDEVYFAVGVHPYDAKAYDLEIMKEYVKHPKCIAIGECGLDYFRLPESETEKEEEIKLQKDVFIKQIEFAKEVKKPLIVHVRDASNDSKKLLLDYNAKEVGGVLHCFNADEQLVSLANENFYFGIGGVLTFKNARKLIQVFPKIPKEKIIIETDGPYLTPHPHRGTRNEPAYTTLVAQKISELLEISVEEVEDFTTNNAKTLFKEFSNIN; from the coding sequence ATCATAATTATTGATACGCACTGTCATCTAGATAATGAGCAATATTATGAAGATATTGAAACTGTAATATCAAACGCTTTAGAATCAAATGTAAAAGGTTTCTTAATCCCTGGAGCGGATCCTAAAGATTTACCAAGAGCTGTTGAACTTGCTGAAAAATATGATGAAGTATATTTTGCAGTTGGAGTTCATCCTTATGATGCAAAAGCATATGATTTAGAAATAATGAAAGAGTATGTTAAACATCCAAAGTGTATAGCTATTGGTGAGTGTGGATTAGACTATTTTAGATTACCTGAATCTGAAACTGAAAAAGAAGAAGAGATAAAATTACAAAAAGATGTTTTTATAAAACAAATTGAGTTTGCAAAAGAGGTTAAAAAACCTCTAATTGTTCATGTAAGAGATGCTTCTAATGACTCTAAAAAGTTATTATTAGATTATAATGCAAAAGAAGTAGGTGGTGTTTTACACTGCTTCAATGCAGATGAACAATTAGTAAGTTTGGCAAATGAAAATTTTTATTTTGGTATAGGTGGAGTATTAACTTTCAAAAATGCAAGAAAATTGATACAAGTTTTTCCTAAAATTCCAAAAGAAAAAATTATTATAGAAACAGATGGACCTTATTTAACTCCACATCCTCATAGAGGTACAAGAAATGAGCCTGCTTATACAACTTTGGTGGCTCAAAAAATTTCAGAATTACTTGAAATAAGTGTTGAAGAGGTAGAAGATTTTACTACAAATAATGCTAAAACCTTATTTAAGGAGTTCTCTAATATAAATTAG